A single Candidatus Omnitrophota bacterium DNA region contains:
- the kdsB gene encoding 3-deoxy-manno-octulosonate cytidylyltransferase, translated as MTSVGIIPARYGASRFEGKVMADIGGKTMIQHVWERAKKAHSLDDLIVAADDDRIIEVVESFGGKAIFTSKSHPSGTDRLREIVNPLDVDIVVNIQADEPLLHHSMIDNLVDAMRGDKGIVMASLMKKILHFSDFENPNVVKVAVDKNNFALYFSRSPIPFIRDKKKRDILRADDNALKEERFYKHIGLYAYTKDFLFTFANLPQSFLEQYEKLEQLRALENGYRIMMIETGYDTVGVDTPEDLERAKTMIDRPEEQSLS; from the coding sequence ATGACAAGTGTAGGCATAATACCAGCCAGATATGGAGCCAGCAGGTTTGAGGGAAAGGTCATGGCCGATATTGGAGGCAAAACCATGATACAGCATGTCTGGGAAAGGGCGAAGAAGGCCCATTCTCTTGACGATCTTATAGTGGCCGCTGATGACGACAGAATTATAGAGGTAGTTGAGAGCTTTGGCGGAAAGGCGATTTTCACATCAAAATCCCATCCTTCGGGCACAGACAGGCTTAGAGAGATAGTCAATCCCCTTGACGTTGATATAGTGGTTAATATACAGGCAGATGAGCCTCTCCTGCATCATTCAATGATAGACAATCTGGTTGACGCCATGCGCGGGGACAAGGGTATAGTCATGGCCAGTCTTATGAAAAAGATATTGCATTTTTCGGACTTTGAAAATCCTAATGTGGTAAAGGTCGCGGTTGACAAGAATAATTTTGCCTTGTATTTTTCAAGAAGCCCCATACCTTTTATAAGGGATAAGAAAAAACGTGATATATTAAGGGCTGATGACAATGCCCTTAAGGAAGAGAGGTTTTATAAGCATATCGGCTTATATGCCTATACAAAGGATTTTTTATTTACCTTTGCCAATCTGCCGCAGTCCTTTCTTGAGCAATACGAAAAACTTGAGCAGTTAAGGGCCCTTGAAAACGGTTACAGAATAATGATGATTGAGACCGGTTATGATACCGTTGGTGTTGATACCCCGGAAGACCTTGAACGGGCGAAAACAATGATTGACAGGCCCGAGGAGCAGTCTTTATCGTGA
- the kdsA gene encoding 3-deoxy-8-phosphooctulonate synthase — MVKAGNIEIGRGRALVLMAGPCVIENERQAFYHAERLLKITDNLKLPLIYKSSYDKANRSSGRSFRGPGISKGLAILKKIKKSLGLIVTSDVHCRQEIEESACVLDIIQIPAFLCRQTDLLTAAARTGRPVNVKKGQFMAPWDMQNVLEKIKDAGGRDILLTERGTSFGYNNLVSDMRSLPIMRGMGYPVIYDATHSVQLPSGQGRSSGGQKEFVSYLAMASVAVGIDGIFIETHKDPGKALSDGPNMVAIKDLGELLQKLKAIREALGDV, encoded by the coding sequence ATTGTCAAGGCAGGCAATATTGAAATAGGCCGCGGCAGAGCTCTTGTATTAATGGCCGGTCCGTGCGTTATTGAGAATGAGAGGCAGGCTTTTTATCACGCTGAAAGGCTTTTGAAAATAACGGACAACCTTAAACTGCCTTTGATATACAAAAGCAGTTATGACAAAGCAAACAGGTCGTCGGGCAGATCTTTTCGCGGGCCCGGGATTTCAAAAGGCCTTGCTATACTGAAAAAGATTAAAAAAAGCCTTGGGCTTATTGTCACCAGTGATGTCCATTGCAGGCAGGAGATAGAGGAGTCGGCTTGTGTCCTGGATATAATACAGATACCGGCTTTTCTTTGCAGGCAGACGGATTTGTTGACCGCCGCGGCAAGGACAGGCAGGCCGGTTAATGTTAAAAAGGGCCAGTTTATGGCGCCTTGGGACATGCAAAATGTGCTGGAAAAGATCAAAGACGCCGGCGGAAGAGATATACTACTGACGGAAAGAGGGACCAGCTTTGGTTATAATAATCTGGTCAGTGATATGAGGTCTTTGCCTATTATGCGCGGCATGGGTTATCCTGTCATATATGATGCCACACATAGCGTGCAATTACCTTCAGGCCAAGGGCGCTCTTCGGGCGGGCAGAAAGAGTTTGTTTCGTATCTTGCCATGGCATCGGTAGCTGTAGGCATAGACGGCATCTTTATAGAGACCCATAAAGACCCCGGCAAGGCCCTTTCAGACGGCCCTAATATGGTTGCCATAAAGGACCTTGGCGAATTGTTACAAAAATTGAAGGCAATAAGAGAGGCGCTCGGCGATGTTTGA
- a CDS encoding sensor domain-containing diguanylate cyclase, translating to MFEENWIYRIVVIVSLCVLLAWVYVVNEASFTGFINGKPGLDAARLAWHIGIFILLAVALVYLMQSVIDYKGQNDVLRKYLQRLQQELDVEREAIKQLKTESNDELLRLESFIITMSDTAKQISSVLRTDELLRVLLRKAIDLLGSQKCVIFKVDEKTQKLVYIDSVGYKKEEIEGYDLKADEKSGLIGYASEQGIFVSRKTLAQDYTKAHIVDGDKLKANFCQPIVYNSKTLASICVGTANPDLTHEQVMRLLSTLANFGGIALTNTELVDKIREQSVRDSLTWLYNHQYFQNYMNHLLSVAKRERDPLGFIMMDIDFFKKFNDTYGHQAGDFVLKKVASMLTAELRGTDIVARYGGEEFVAILPGRDAEASYKIADRIRKLFEGTLFNYESHELKITLSAGVSAYIPSVNDTTTKELLIRYADNALYEAKAGGRNKVVIHKINS from the coding sequence ATGTTTGAAGAAAACTGGATATACAGGATCGTTGTTATAGTGTCTTTATGCGTATTACTGGCGTGGGTTTACGTTGTCAATGAGGCCTCATTTACCGGCTTTATTAACGGAAAACCCGGACTGGATGCCGCCAGGCTTGCCTGGCACATAGGTATTTTTATTTTGCTGGCGGTCGCGCTGGTCTATCTCATGCAGTCTGTCATTGATTATAAGGGGCAGAATGATGTGCTAAGAAAATATCTCCAGCGGCTTCAACAGGAGCTTGACGTGGAACGAGAGGCCATAAAACAGCTTAAGACGGAATCCAACGACGAACTCTTAAGGCTTGAGTCTTTTATAATCACAATGTCCGATACTGCGAAACAAATAAGTTCTGTCCTGCGCACAGACGAACTTTTAAGGGTATTGTTGCGTAAGGCCATAGACCTTTTGGGTTCTCAAAAGTGTGTTATATTTAAGGTGGATGAAAAGACCCAAAAGCTCGTGTATATTGATTCGGTGGGTTATAAAAAAGAAGAAATTGAGGGTTACGATTTAAAGGCGGACGAAAAATCAGGGCTTATAGGTTATGCCTCTGAACAGGGCATATTCGTTTCACGAAAGACCCTGGCCCAGGATTACACAAAGGCCCACATCGTTGACGGAGATAAGCTTAAGGCCAATTTTTGTCAGCCTATTGTGTATAATTCAAAAACCTTAGCATCCATATGCGTCGGCACCGCCAATCCGGATTTGACCCATGAACAGGTAATGCGCCTTTTGTCAACCCTTGCCAATTTCGGCGGTATAGCGCTTACCAACACGGAGCTTGTTGATAAAATAAGGGAGCAGTCTGTAAGAGACAGCCTTACCTGGTTGTATAATCATCAGTATTTTCAAAACTACATGAATCACTTATTGTCGGTGGCTAAGCGGGAAAGGGATCCGCTTGGTTTTATAATGATGGACATAGATTTTTTCAAAAAATTTAACGATACTTACGGCCATCAGGCCGGGGATTTTGTGCTCAAAAAAGTTGCCTCAATGTTGACGGCAGAATTACGAGGCACTGATATAGTGGCCAGATACGGCGGAGAGGAGTTTGTAGCCATATTGCCCGGCAGGGACGCGGAGGCCTCCTATAAGATAGCGGATAGGATCAGAAAGCTTTTTGAAGGCACTTTGTTTAATTATGAATCGCATGAATTGAAAATTACTTTGAGCGCGGGTGTGTCTGCTTATATACCGTCTGTCAATGATACTACGACGAAGGAACTCTTGATAAGGTATGCTGACAATGCCTTATATGAAGCCAAGGCAGGCGGCCGCAACAAGGTTGTTATCCATAAAATTAATTCTTAA
- a CDS encoding PilT/PilU family type 4a pilus ATPase has product MEIIDLLRMAKDANASDLLLVVGTPPILRINGNLKKTDFAPLAPKESERLIFSIMDDRQKEQYKKCRDIDISFAASGLARFRINVHQQRGSIAAAIRIIPLGIPSFDDLILPKDVITRLCNLRSGLVLVTGQSGSGKTTTLASMINYINSQRECHVITIEDPIEFIHEHKKAVIEQREILIDSDSFQAALFHVVRQNPDIILVGEMRDLETISTAITASETGQLVLATLHTIDAVETINRIIDVFPWRQQQQIRVQLASTISGVISQRLVQKLHGNGMIVACEVMLGIPAVKNLIREGNTHHLQNVIETNAKYGMQSMDQSLIDLYRKNLIGQDELLSNIKDKEREAVRTVIG; this is encoded by the coding sequence ATGGAAATAATAGATCTCTTACGTATGGCCAAAGATGCCAATGCCTCTGACCTTTTGCTTGTGGTGGGCACCCCGCCTATTTTAAGGATAAACGGAAATTTAAAGAAGACCGATTTTGCCCCTTTGGCCCCGAAAGAATCCGAGAGGCTTATATTCTCCATTATGGATGACAGGCAAAAGGAGCAGTATAAGAAGTGCCGTGACATAGACATATCATTTGCCGCCAGCGGCCTGGCGCGTTTCAGGATAAACGTGCACCAGCAGAGAGGCAGTATAGCGGCGGCTATAAGGATTATACCGCTTGGCATACCGTCTTTTGACGATCTGATACTGCCCAAAGACGTGATAACCAGGCTTTGCAACTTAAGGAGCGGATTGGTGCTTGTGACAGGGCAATCCGGAAGCGGCAAGACCACAACCTTAGCGAGCATGATCAACTACATTAACTCCCAGAGAGAGTGCCACGTTATTACTATAGAGGACCCTATTGAGTTTATCCATGAACATAAGAAGGCTGTTATAGAACAGAGAGAAATATTGATTGATTCGGATTCTTTCCAGGCCGCTCTGTTTCATGTTGTCAGGCAGAACCCGGATATAATATTGGTTGGCGAGATGCGCGACCTTGAGACCATATCCACGGCGATTACGGCATCCGAGACAGGACAGCTGGTGCTGGCCACACTGCATACTATTGACGCGGTTGAAACGATAAACAGGATAATTGATGTTTTCCCGTGGCGTCAGCAGCAGCAGATAAGGGTACAGCTCGCTTCAACCATAAGCGGGGTCATATCCCAAAGGCTTGTCCAGAAATTGCACGGCAACGGTATGATAGTAGCTTGTGAAGTCATGCTCGGCATACCCGCGGTAAAAAACCTTATACGGGAAGGCAATACCCACCACCTGCAAAACGTGATTGAGACAAATGCTAAATACGGTATGCAATCAATGGACCAGTCGCTTATTGACCTTTACAGGAAGAACCTGATCGGTCAGGATGAATTGTTATCAAACATAAAAGATAAAGAACGCGAAGCCGTAAGGACGGTAATAGGATGA